A region of Thermosinus carboxydivorans Nor1 DNA encodes the following proteins:
- a CDS encoding AzlD domain-containing protein — MHREIFAIIVGMALVTFATRFSSVALFRLTGIPGWLERWLKHIPTAILTALIVPSLVLPKGQIDISFQNHYLVAGIVAAIVAYKSRNIIATLATGMGTMLALRWLFF; from the coding sequence GTGCATAGGGAAATTTTCGCAATAATTGTCGGTATGGCGTTGGTAACATTTGCGACCCGGTTTAGTTCTGTAGCGTTGTTCAGGCTAACGGGGATTCCCGGTTGGCTGGAGCGCTGGTTAAAACACATTCCCACGGCCATTCTTACGGCATTGATTGTGCCGTCTTTGGTATTGCCGAAAGGGCAGATCGATATATCTTTCCAAAACCATTACCTGGTCGCGGGTATTGTTGCAGCGATTGTCGCATATAAAAGTCGTAATATTATTGCCACGCTGGCCACCGGTATGGGAACCATGCTGGCACTGCGCTGGCTGTTTTTTTAA
- a CDS encoding DUF401 family protein has product MISILAIICTLAVIVILLNRKIKMGYAMLAGSSVLFFASGPQLSKLTTAITATLTTHSTWEIIFALYFVMCLEYQLRTSGTIDGFMSVSRQIFKSDRYLLAMMPAFLGFLPSLGGAIFSAPLVENAGKAYGLSAETKTVINYWFRHVWEFTNPIFTGMLLASKLSGIPLVRWFRTWPG; this is encoded by the coding sequence ATGATTTCCATACTAGCGATTATTTGTACGCTCGCCGTTATTGTTATTCTTCTGAACCGAAAGATTAAAATGGGCTATGCTATGTTGGCCGGTTCGAGCGTTCTCTTTTTTGCATCAGGTCCGCAGCTATCCAAATTGACAACAGCTATAACCGCAACGCTAACGACACATAGCACCTGGGAAATTATTTTCGCCTTGTATTTTGTGATGTGCCTGGAATATCAGCTTCGCACCAGCGGGACGATTGATGGTTTTATGTCCGTTTCCCGTCAAATTTTCAAAAGCGACCGTTATCTATTAGCCATGATGCCGGCGTTTCTCGGCTTTCTTCCTTCTTTGGGCGGTGCTATTTTTTCGGCCCCGCTGGTAGAAAACGCCGGCAAGGCATACGGTCTTTCCGCCGAAACCAAAACGGTCATTAATTATTGGTTCCGGCATGTTTGGGAATTTACCAACCCTATTTTTACCGGGATGTTGCTGGCCAGCAAGCTTTCCGGTATTCCGCTGGTACGCTGGTTTCGCACATGGCCTGGCTAA
- a CDS encoding DUF401 family protein, which produces MAWLTALSITIGWLTFISPLKGKSSPNSGPAGSGSAAFAYRYVALAVGPILANLLLVVFVGLDASISMAIVVVVMSFILRQSAAAVREMLVHAFDHNLLFGVLGILFFQNMLRQAGVVDDIAALFHSLAVPAAIVVGIIAFLGGLLTGTSQGFVAMTFPFIAILSPGDLTLVTVCFVMGTAGHMLSPAHLCLLVTLDYFKSDFFKSLRPVLVLEIIMVAATYGVISLWG; this is translated from the coding sequence ATGGCCTGGCTAACAGCATTATCAATAACTATCGGCTGGCTGACCTTTATCTCGCCGTTAAAAGGCAAATCATCGCCTAATTCTGGCCCGGCCGGTTCCGGCTCCGCTGCTTTCGCTTACCGCTACGTCGCGCTAGCTGTCGGCCCTATTTTAGCCAATTTGCTTCTGGTTGTTTTTGTTGGACTGGACGCTTCTATATCCATGGCAATAGTTGTAGTCGTCATGAGCTTCATCCTGCGGCAAAGTGCGGCCGCTGTTCGCGAGATGCTTGTTCATGCTTTTGACCACAATCTGCTGTTTGGCGTCCTTGGTATCCTTTTTTTTCAAAATATGTTGCGGCAAGCGGGCGTAGTTGACGATATTGCTGCCCTGTTTCACAGCCTTGCCGTCCCCGCTGCGATTGTCGTAGGGATCATTGCTTTTTTGGGCGGACTCCTTACTGGAACTTCCCAGGGATTTGTCGCTATGACCTTCCCCTTTATCGCCATTTTGTCTCCCGGCGACCTGACCTTGGTTACAGTCTGCTTTGTCATGGGCACGGCCGGGCATATGCTGTCCCCGGCGCATCTTTGTTTACTTGTTACGCTCGACTATTTTAAATCCGATTTCTTTAAGTCGCTTCGCCCCGTACTGGTTTTGGAGATCATTATGGTTGCGGCGACATATGGCGTCATTAGCCTTTGGGGTTGA
- a CDS encoding DUF3870 domain-containing protein, whose product MVNENHILFSGYARLPSGTVSGQIYRVMALVVLIDRQTDVIVDADCTLSTPMSAQFVARLLVGKSLRNGPENLTQLIEKFYQGSAKKAIITAIRIIYDKYLAYITR is encoded by the coding sequence ATGGTCAACGAAAATCATATCTTATTTTCCGGATATGCTCGACTGCCATCAGGAACTGTTTCAGGCCAAATCTATAGAGTAATGGCCTTGGTTGTTTTAATTGACCGACAAACAGATGTAATAGTCGATGCTGACTGTACGCTGTCCACACCAATGTCTGCACAATTTGTTGCGCGTCTATTAGTCGGCAAGAGTCTGCGTAATGGCCCGGAAAATCTTACTCAACTCATCGAAAAATTTTACCAAGGAAGCGCGAAAAAAGCAATTATCACGGCTATACGTATAATATATGACAAGTATCTGGCATATATTACCCGCTGA
- a CDS encoding CaiB/BaiF CoA transferase family protein, protein MKALQGIRVLDLTRVLAGPYCTMMLADYGADVIKIEPPEVGDDSRAFGPFVGKESAYFMSLNRNKRSIALNFKRQEERDLFKEMVKHADVVVENYRPGTMEKFGLGYDQLKEINPKLIYAACSGFGHTGPYRDKPAYDIIVQAMGGIMSITGPENGDPTRVGASVGDIIAGMFTAYGIMMALFHRERTGEGQKIDVGMLDCQVAILENAIARYVTSGVVPGPLGNRHPSITPFSSFTAKDGYIIVGAGNDRLWERLCNILGRPDLIKDERFDTNARRTANAKELTTILNEIFKEKTIAEWLTALEEAGLPCAPINTIDKIVNDPHIQAREMIVEVEHPVAGKLKMPGVPIKMSATPGSVEFPAPLLGQHTYEIIREVLGWDDSKISQFFDGK, encoded by the coding sequence ATGAAAGCTTTGCAAGGAATTCGCGTATTAGATTTGACCCGGGTGCTGGCAGGACCTTACTGCACAATGATGCTAGCGGATTATGGCGCTGATGTTATCAAGATTGAGCCACCTGAAGTGGGCGACGACTCCCGTGCCTTTGGGCCGTTTGTTGGTAAAGAAAGCGCTTATTTTATGAGCCTTAACAGAAACAAGCGCTCGATCGCCTTAAACTTTAAACGTCAGGAAGAACGTGATCTATTCAAAGAAATGGTAAAACATGCCGACGTCGTTGTGGAAAACTATCGTCCCGGTACCATGGAAAAATTTGGGCTTGGCTACGACCAACTAAAAGAGATTAATCCCAAGTTAATATATGCTGCCTGCTCTGGGTTCGGACATACCGGTCCTTACCGCGATAAACCGGCCTATGATATAATCGTACAAGCCATGGGGGGAATAATGAGTATTACCGGTCCTGAAAACGGTGACCCGACCCGTGTTGGCGCTTCAGTCGGGGACATTATCGCCGGTATGTTCACTGCATATGGCATAATGATGGCTCTGTTCCACCGGGAAAGAACCGGGGAAGGCCAAAAAATAGATGTAGGGATGCTCGACTGCCAAGTTGCAATATTGGAAAATGCAATTGCGCGCTATGTGACTTCTGGCGTTGTGCCAGGGCCGTTAGGAAACCGTCATCCGTCCATCACACCGTTCTCATCTTTTACGGCGAAAGACGGATACATTATTGTAGGCGCCGGTAATGACCGGTTGTGGGAACGCTTATGCAATATTTTAGGTCGTCCTGATCTGATTAAGGACGAACGTTTCGACACGAACGCCCGCCGAACGGCTAATGCAAAAGAACTAACTACAATCCTAAATGAAATATTTAAAGAAAAAACAATCGCTGAATGGTTGACTGCTTTGGAAGAAGCCGGACTTCCGTGTGCACCCATCAATACTATTGATAAGATCGTGAATGATCCACATATACAAGCAAGAGAGATGATAGTCGAAGTTGAACACCCGGTAGCCGGTAAACTCAAAATGCCAGGAGTTCCGATAAAGATGTCAGCGACCCCGGGCTCAGTAGAATTTCCAGCCCCGCTTTTAGGACAGCATACCTATGAAATTATCAGAGAAGTATTAGGGTGGGACGATTCAAAAATCAGTCAGTTTTTCGATGGCAAGTGA
- a CDS encoding HutP family protein has product MTDLNQPFLVQSIRSVATAAMLLALTRTISDEETVKKMLADKGYRFVVTEVGGKSSLTEFQEKTTKAVIGAALNSGIIGKSATNYHALLHATDEAKRGIMVNVASSVSLAVKIAIVRDDSWIAVALFGDSALHPLTNHERAGLGVMHLGNG; this is encoded by the coding sequence ATGACTGATCTTAATCAGCCTTTTTTGGTTCAGAGCATACGTAGTGTAGCAACGGCGGCTATGCTGCTGGCCCTAACCCGCACAATCAGTGATGAAGAGACAGTAAAAAAAATGTTGGCCGACAAAGGTTACCGTTTTGTAGTAACCGAAGTCGGCGGTAAGTCGTCGCTAACGGAGTTCCAGGAAAAAACTACCAAAGCAGTTATCGGCGCAGCCTTAAACAGTGGGATTATTGGCAAATCCGCAACTAACTATCATGCTTTGCTCCACGCAACTGACGAAGCAAAGCGTGGTATAATGGTCAATGTTGCCAGCAGTGTAAGCCTGGCTGTGAAGATTGCGATTGTCAGAGATGATTCGTGGATAGCAGTCGCCTTATTTGGTGACTCAGCACTCCATCCACTGACCAACCATGAAAGAGCCGGACTAGGTGTTATGCATCTAGGAAACGGATGA
- a CDS encoding methyl-accepting chemotaxis protein, whose protein sequence is MNSLFKDRSLKFKLVVLFLLFALVPVSIGGIVSTYLNAVSAKEAVSQANLNTARQIAAQIERLLDDSRGLVETLAATPTAQSMDVNAMRQMILAAKEKNPQFELVFVMNTKGMQVVKTSGKLLDRSEKTYFKEAMKGYTYITETYISAGTNAPTVTISTPIKDQYGAIVGVLAADISLKAIWDITDNTHVGNTGYIDIVDNKGVVIAHPDKERVKKMESFTGHEYVTDAISGQLGAVEAFSTRGERALTVFAPVGKYKWGVIIYEPIKEVFGVLVKTTIIMAVVILAAVAAAVWLAFRISRGIVSPLRELIDAAGKVAEGNLTQNIAVNGVREVNELAAEFSAMTAALRQIIAKTLATAQSVAATSQELAASASEVGKASGEVATTIQHVAEGATNQVNLADRSAHVIAQMVSSIADTTQAANAVAAASKQSERAAEHGASQVKLAIDKMNEIQRDVNSTAQTIHSLGERSRQIGQIVDVITGIAGQTNLLALNAAIEAARAGEQGRGFAVVADEVRKLAEQSEAAAKEIAAIIGDIQRQTAEAVKAMDKGSQEVAGGVQVVAASGKAFEEIYQAIKNMHQEVERIVALADRQQQGSGEVEQAIRTIADAARANAANAEQVAAASEQQNAAVEEIAASTASLAKMAAELQEAVAKFKV, encoded by the coding sequence GTGAACTCGTTGTTTAAAGACCGCAGCTTAAAATTTAAATTAGTTGTACTGTTTCTGTTGTTTGCACTGGTTCCTGTCAGCATAGGCGGGATTGTCAGCACCTATTTAAATGCCGTTTCGGCTAAAGAAGCTGTTTCGCAAGCCAACCTGAACACGGCTCGGCAAATCGCCGCGCAAATTGAACGGCTGCTTGACGACTCCCGCGGTCTTGTTGAAACACTGGCGGCAACGCCTACTGCCCAATCGATGGACGTAAACGCCATGCGGCAAATGATCTTGGCGGCCAAGGAGAAAAATCCCCAGTTTGAACTTGTTTTTGTAATGAATACCAAAGGGATGCAGGTCGTCAAGACAAGCGGTAAACTGCTGGACCGCAGCGAAAAGACATATTTTAAGGAAGCCATGAAAGGCTATACATATATTACGGAAACCTATATTTCGGCAGGTACAAATGCGCCTACCGTGACCATATCCACGCCAATCAAAGACCAATACGGGGCGATCGTGGGGGTTTTGGCTGCTGACATCAGCCTCAAGGCGATTTGGGATATTACCGATAATACTCATGTAGGCAATACGGGCTATATTGATATCGTTGATAACAAGGGCGTGGTAATCGCGCACCCGGATAAGGAACGGGTAAAGAAAATGGAAAGTTTCACCGGCCATGAATATGTCACGGATGCGATTTCCGGTCAGCTGGGCGCGGTTGAAGCCTTCTCCACCCGCGGCGAGAGAGCGCTGACGGTCTTTGCACCGGTAGGAAAGTACAAATGGGGTGTCATTATTTATGAGCCGATTAAGGAAGTGTTTGGCGTCCTGGTCAAGACGACCATTATCATGGCGGTTGTTATCCTGGCTGCGGTTGCCGCCGCCGTTTGGCTGGCGTTTAGGATTTCGCGGGGCATTGTTAGTCCTTTGCGCGAACTGATTGATGCCGCCGGTAAGGTGGCCGAAGGCAACTTAACCCAGAATATTGCGGTTAACGGTGTGCGCGAGGTCAATGAGCTGGCGGCGGAGTTTAGCGCCATGACGGCTGCGCTACGCCAGATCATCGCCAAAACACTGGCTACCGCCCAGTCTGTTGCAGCCACTTCCCAGGAATTAGCGGCATCCGCCAGCGAAGTGGGTAAAGCGTCGGGAGAAGTAGCGACAACTATTCAGCATGTTGCCGAAGGGGCTACCAACCAAGTGAATCTCGCCGATAGATCGGCCCATGTTATTGCGCAAATGGTCAGCTCCATCGCCGATACTACTCAAGCGGCAAATGCTGTCGCCGCTGCTTCTAAGCAAAGCGAGCGTGCGGCCGAACACGGCGCAAGTCAGGTTAAGCTGGCTATTGACAAAATGAATGAAATTCAGCGGGACGTTAACAGCACGGCGCAGACCATTCATTCCCTCGGCGAGCGCTCACGACAAATCGGTCAAATTGTCGACGTCATAACCGGTATTGCCGGCCAGACCAATCTCCTGGCCTTAAACGCCGCAATCGAGGCGGCCCGGGCCGGCGAACAGGGGCGCGGGTTTGCAGTAGTAGCTGATGAGGTGCGCAAGCTCGCTGAGCAGTCCGAGGCCGCGGCCAAAGAAATTGCCGCCATCATTGGCGATATTCAGCGCCAGACCGCGGAAGCGGTTAAGGCGATGGATAAAGGCAGCCAGGAAGTCGCCGGCGGTGTGCAGGTTGTTGCCGCATCCGGAAAGGCTTTTGAGGAAATTTATCAGGCGATCAAAAACATGCATCAGGAAGTCGAACGAATTGTGGCCCTGGCGGATAGACAGCAGCAGGGCAGCGGCGAGGTAGAGCAGGCGATCCGCACTATCGCCGATGCGGCCCGCGCCAATGCCGCTAATGCTGAACAAGTAGCCGCCGCCAGCGAACAGCAAAACGCCGCTGTCGAAGAGATAGCCGCATCTACGGCCAGTTTGGCCAAAATGGCGGCGGAACTTCAGGAAGCTGTCGCTAAATTTAAAGTGTAA
- a CDS encoding RluA family pseudouridine synthase — protein MKPKSFKTYKVSREHAGLTVENYLKQVLQYSGRQIQKLTRHKGILLNGKTVYLQKKVKADDTLRVLISGDSAYGVQPEQGPVEILYEDDYLLVINKPAYQLVHPTGSTTSGTLANYLAYHLEQRGIICTIRAVHRLDRETSGCIIFAKDAHSQFLLEQQLAARTLKRTYWALVKGSVSPPAGTIDAPIGPHPHFANRRAVTAHGDPAITHYQTIRSFPDATLLELILDTGRTHQIRVHLAHLGYPIVGDGMYGVRSPWIGRQALHAVSVSFQHLQDQRELTVHAPLPADFTHAIEQARAE, from the coding sequence TTGAAACCAAAATCATTCAAGACGTACAAAGTAAGCAGGGAACATGCGGGCTTAACGGTTGAGAATTATTTAAAACAGGTCTTACAGTACTCAGGGCGGCAAATCCAAAAACTAACCCGCCACAAGGGCATCCTCCTCAACGGTAAAACGGTTTACCTGCAGAAGAAGGTAAAAGCGGATGACACTTTGCGGGTCCTTATAAGCGGTGATAGTGCCTACGGGGTTCAGCCGGAGCAAGGACCGGTCGAAATACTTTACGAAGACGATTACTTGCTGGTCATAAATAAGCCAGCATATCAGCTGGTGCATCCTACCGGCAGCACAACAAGCGGCACACTGGCCAATTATTTGGCATATCATCTCGAGCAGCGGGGAATCATCTGTACGATTCGCGCCGTACACCGGCTCGACCGGGAAACTTCAGGTTGCATAATCTTTGCCAAAGATGCCCACAGCCAATTCCTTCTGGAACAGCAACTAGCCGCGCGGACGCTTAAACGCACTTATTGGGCGTTAGTTAAAGGAAGTGTTTCGCCCCCGGCCGGGACGATTGATGCTCCCATTGGTCCCCACCCGCACTTTGCTAACCGGCGGGCGGTAACCGCACATGGCGACCCGGCAATAACCCATTACCAAACGATCAGAAGCTTCCCTGATGCCACCCTGCTTGAACTGATACTGGACACCGGCCGCACCCACCAGATCCGGGTTCATTTAGCCCATCTCGGTTACCCGATAGTCGGCGACGGCATGTATGGCGTACGCTCGCCATGGATTGGCCGACAGGCTTTGCACGCCGTCTCCGTAAGTTTTCAACATCTACAAGACCAACGCGAGCTTACGGTTCACGCACCGCTGCCGGCCGATTTTACCCATGCCATTGAACAAGCACGGGCGGAGTAA
- a CDS encoding sulfurtransferase TusA family protein, with product MFSLETLSKLEKGTVVEILADCPQSFTSVPEELVKAGYEMVEPPQKTGPTLRFLVRIPD from the coding sequence GTGTTTTCGTTGGAAACACTTAGCAAGCTGGAGAAAGGAACCGTCGTGGAAATTCTCGCCGACTGCCCACAAAGTTTTACTTCCGTTCCGGAAGAATTAGTGAAGGCCGGCTATGAAATGGTAGAACCGCCCCAAAAAACCGGTCCCACCTTACGCTTTCTTGTAAGAATACCTGATTAA
- a CDS encoding YeeE/YedE thiosulfate transporter family protein yields MLYLVNQAAGAYPQKLLLASIFGFCFGFLIQKGQVCFTSAFRDLWLVGRSNTAHALVWAIAVQTLITAVFLSKGMQPNVIWWAGPGALLGGLLFGIGIVIAGGCETGWMYRAMEGQIHFWFVGLGNIIGATLLTLAWDPIIYPLFAAPFPRIDLAKQFGLAGAIGLTLIMLLSLYIWADWYQTSKKGILLRRSPDAR; encoded by the coding sequence ATCCTTTACCTTGTTAACCAAGCCGCCGGCGCCTATCCGCAAAAGCTGCTACTGGCGTCCATTTTCGGCTTTTGCTTCGGCTTTCTCATTCAGAAAGGACAAGTCTGCTTTACTTCCGCCTTCCGTGACCTTTGGCTGGTCGGTCGGTCGAACACGGCTCACGCTCTCGTGTGGGCAATCGCCGTGCAAACCCTGATTACCGCCGTATTTTTAAGCAAAGGCATGCAGCCGAATGTTATCTGGTGGGCCGGACCGGGTGCGCTCCTTGGCGGTCTCTTGTTTGGCATCGGTATCGTCATCGCCGGCGGCTGTGAGACAGGCTGGATGTACCGGGCAATGGAAGGGCAAATTCACTTCTGGTTCGTAGGCCTGGGCAATATTATAGGCGCTACGCTCCTTACCCTTGCCTGGGACCCAATCATATATCCTTTGTTCGCTGCCCCCTTTCCACGGATTGATTTGGCCAAGCAGTTCGGATTGGCCGGAGCGATCGGCTTAACGCTGATAATGCTCCTCAGCTTGTATATCTGGGCTGATTGGTATCAAACATCAAAAAAAGGAATACTTTTAAGGAGGTCCCCAGATGCCAGATAA
- a CDS encoding YeeE/YedE thiosulfate transporter family protein, translating to MNSLLKRYYTNIITGFWNQKQTIIALGILSALYFGVIGIAWAVTGEFTRWGGHILQLIGVNTTAYSYLKLVNFTGTPLTRIDGVLVLGMFVGAFISALFGQNFKIRIPTGKRILQALIGGIIAGFGTRMAMGCNLAALFTGIPQFSLHTWLFTLGTIMGTYFGLKISMHPWLAGKPKLVAVHKAGENKENEAYYRLQPYIGFLALALFIYPLPC from the coding sequence ATGAATTCGCTGCTAAAACGCTATTATACTAATATTATTACCGGTTTTTGGAACCAAAAACAGACGATTATTGCGCTCGGCATTTTAAGTGCGCTGTATTTCGGGGTTATCGGCATCGCTTGGGCGGTAACCGGCGAATTTACCCGGTGGGGTGGACATATTCTCCAGCTAATTGGCGTTAATACTACTGCTTACAGCTACCTGAAATTGGTCAACTTTACCGGCACGCCGCTAACCCGGATTGATGGCGTTTTGGTGCTCGGCATGTTCGTCGGCGCCTTTATCAGCGCCCTGTTCGGGCAAAATTTTAAAATCAGAATTCCTACCGGCAAACGCATCCTCCAAGCGCTTATCGGCGGAATTATCGCCGGGTTCGGTACCAGAATGGCCATGGGCTGCAACTTAGCCGCCTTATTTACCGGCATCCCCCAGTTTTCGCTTCATACCTGGCTTTTCACCTTAGGCACGATCATGGGAACATATTTCGGCCTGAAAATTAGCATGCATCCCTGGCTGGCGGGAAAACCTAAGCTGGTAGCCGTACACAAGGCCGGTGAGAACAAAGAAAATGAGGCATACTATCGTCTTCAGCCGTATATCGGCTTCTTAGCCCTCGCTTTATTTATTTATCCTTTACCTTGTTAA
- the thiD gene encoding bifunctional hydroxymethylpyrimidine kinase/phosphomethylpyrimidine kinase, which yields MKKALTIAGSDSSGGAGIQADLKAFAANGVFGMSVITAVTAQNTQGVFAVQDIDPAVIAKQIEAVFEDIEVDAVKIGMVSRIETIETIAAGLKKYRARNVVVDPVMVSKSGYHLLNPAAESKLTALLLPLATVVTPNIPEAEVITGMKITSLQDMEEAAKMIHCFGPQNVLLKGGHRTDDATDILFDGNTFRYFSSPRIATTNTHGTGCTLSAAIAANLARGYAVYDAVALAKEYITTAIAHALAIGKGVGPTHHFYDLYKRAGVFIDE from the coding sequence ATGAAAAAAGCATTGACGATTGCCGGTTCGGATTCGTCCGGCGGTGCCGGTATCCAGGCCGATTTAAAGGCTTTTGCCGCCAACGGGGTTTTTGGCATGAGCGTTATTACGGCCGTAACGGCGCAAAATACCCAGGGTGTCTTTGCGGTTCAGGATATTGACCCGGCGGTTATCGCCAAACAGATCGAAGCCGTCTTTGAAGACATTGAAGTCGATGCGGTCAAAATTGGCATGGTTTCCCGGATTGAAACCATCGAGACGATTGCGGCCGGGCTCAAAAAGTACCGGGCCCGTAACGTTGTCGTCGACCCAGTGATGGTATCGAAAAGTGGGTATCATTTGCTCAACCCGGCGGCTGAGAGCAAACTGACCGCTTTGCTGTTGCCGCTGGCGACGGTAGTGACGCCCAATATTCCGGAAGCGGAAGTTATTACCGGCATGAAAATTACCAGTTTGCAGGATATGGAAGAAGCCGCCAAAATGATTCACTGCTTTGGGCCGCAAAATGTGTTGCTGAAAGGCGGCCACCGAACTGACGATGCCACCGACATTTTGTTTGACGGCAATACTTTTCGGTATTTTTCATCGCCGCGTATTGCCACCACGAATACTCATGGCACCGGCTGCACACTGTCGGCAGCCATTGCGGCCAACTTGGCCAGGGGGTATGCGGTGTACGACGCCGTAGCGCTGGCCAAGGAATATATCACTACCGCCATTGCGCACGCGCTAGCCATTGGCAAAGGCGTCGGCCCAACGCATCATTTTTATGATTTATATAAAAGAGCAGGGGTGTTTATTGATGAGTAA
- the thiM gene encoding hydroxyethylthiazole kinase: protein MSNGQTDLLAKIADILTRVKQQRPLVHHITNYVTVNDCANITLALGASPVMASDIAEVEEMVSHAAALVLNIGTLSSEAVTAMVAAGKKANSLGVPVIFDPVGVGATALRTAAAEQIIREVRLAVIRGNMSEIKVLAGLNTGIKGVDSIADEQGGVQAAQNLAKQLGCTVAITGKTDIVVRGADLCLINNGHPLLTAVTGTGCMATSLIGCCCGATDEYFAGAAAGIAVMGIAGELAQRALKPEDGIGTFRMRLFDAVFTMTPAIIREYGRIEYHGRER from the coding sequence ATGAGTAACGGGCAAACTGACCTGTTGGCTAAAATCGCTGACATTCTTACCCGTGTAAAGCAGCAAAGACCGTTGGTCCACCATATCACCAACTATGTGACGGTTAATGATTGCGCCAATATCACGCTCGCGCTCGGCGCTTCGCCGGTTATGGCGAGCGATATTGCGGAAGTGGAGGAAATGGTTTCTCATGCCGCGGCGCTGGTGCTCAATATCGGTACATTGAGTTCTGAAGCGGTGACGGCGATGGTTGCCGCGGGCAAAAAGGCTAATAGCTTAGGGGTGCCGGTTATTTTCGATCCGGTGGGCGTAGGCGCCACCGCCTTGCGGACCGCAGCGGCCGAACAAATAATCCGCGAGGTGCGGCTGGCCGTTATCCGGGGCAATATGTCCGAGATTAAGGTATTAGCCGGTCTGAATACGGGCATAAAAGGAGTAGACTCAATCGCAGACGAGCAGGGCGGCGTACAGGCAGCCCAAAACCTTGCCAAGCAACTGGGGTGCACGGTGGCCATTACCGGTAAGACCGACATAGTGGTCCGCGGCGCCGACCTCTGTCTGATCAATAACGGGCACCCGCTGCTGACGGCGGTAACCGGCACGGGGTGTATGGCGACGTCCCTGATCGGGTGCTGCTGCGGCGCGACCGACGAATATTTTGCCGGGGCGGCGGCCGGTATTGCCGTTATGGGCATCGCCGGGGAACTAGCGCAGCGGGCCCTAAAACCCGAAGACGGGATCGGCACTTTCCGGATGCGCCTTTTTGATGCGGTGTTCACGATGACGCCGGCCATCATCCGTGAGTATGGCCGGATTGAATACCACGGCAGGGAGCGATAA
- the thiW gene encoding energy coupling factor transporter S component ThiW codes for MRLKKLTFTALFMAIGVLSAHVVYIPVGVAKCFPVQHAINVLLAVLLGTRYSVSAAFGISLLRNILGTGSLLAFPGSMIGAALAGILYQRTGHILGAVVGEVIGTGIIGALVAFPVAKYLIGSKVGAFFFVIPFFVSTAGGSIIAYLLYHTPVVKFFQEKLGSRAA; via the coding sequence GTGAGGCTGAAAAAACTGACGTTTACGGCCTTATTTATGGCTATTGGCGTTTTGTCCGCCCACGTGGTGTATATTCCGGTTGGTGTGGCCAAATGTTTTCCTGTCCAGCATGCCATCAACGTCTTATTAGCGGTGCTGCTGGGCACCCGCTATTCGGTCAGCGCCGCTTTCGGGATTTCGCTTTTGCGCAATATCCTTGGCACCGGTTCGCTCCTCGCCTTCCCCGGCAGCATGATCGGCGCGGCCCTGGCCGGAATTTTGTACCAAAGGACAGGGCATATCCTCGGTGCGGTGGTGGGCGAAGTCATCGGCACCGGCATCATCGGCGCCCTAGTGGCGTTCCCGGTGGCCAAATATCTTATTGGTTCTAAGGTTGGCGCGTTCTTCTTTGTTATTCCCTTTTTCGTTAGCACTGCTGGCGGTAGTATTATTGCCTATTTGTTGTACCATACGCCGGTAGTTAAATTTTTCCAAGAAAAACTGGGAAGCAGAGCGGCCTAG
- a CDS encoding YkvA family protein codes for MFPKSGLLRWWGWLKVLKDDAVILYFAWKHPQTPIFIKGMLLTLLVYVLSPVDVLPDYLPLFGIVDDAVLVPAAILYLTNLLPGAVRAECQRQSESMKRRALLLLGVIVLFVIGWFTLIIVGVKYLLSL; via the coding sequence ATGTTCCCAAAAAGCGGCTTGCTGCGCTGGTGGGGATGGTTGAAGGTGCTCAAAGATGATGCCGTAATCCTATATTTTGCCTGGAAACATCCCCAGACGCCTATTTTTATTAAAGGTATGCTTCTTACATTGCTTGTCTATGTCCTTAGCCCAGTGGACGTACTGCCTGATTACCTGCCGCTCTTTGGGATCGTTGATGACGCCGTATTAGTGCCGGCGGCAATACTTTACCTGACGAACCTTTTGCCGGGAGCAGTCCGGGCAGAATGTCAAAGGCAAAGTGAAAGCATGAAACGGCGGGCACTCCTGCTTCTCGGGGTGATTGTTCTGTTTGTAATCGGCTGGTTTACTCTAATCATCGTCGGGGTTAAATATTTGTTGTCGTTATAG